Proteins encoded together in one Pontiella desulfatans window:
- a CDS encoding GAF domain-containing protein: protein MDKPAAYEQLFGGLDALCGDEPDAIARMATIACELNHAFDHFDWVGFYRNMGDDTLKIGPYQGTHGCLSIPFSKGVCGKCAREMKIQHVPDVDAIADHIACSSTTRSEVVIPMVTATGELVGVLDIDSNTLDAFDETDLRELPKINRYFE from the coding sequence ATGGATAAACCAGCGGCCTATGAACAGCTTTTCGGGGGGCTCGACGCCCTGTGCGGGGACGAGCCGGATGCGATTGCGCGCATGGCCACCATCGCCTGCGAGCTCAATCACGCCTTCGACCATTTCGACTGGGTCGGCTTCTATCGCAACATGGGCGACGACACCCTGAAGATCGGCCCCTACCAAGGCACGCACGGCTGTCTTTCGATTCCCTTCTCCAAGGGTGTCTGCGGCAAGTGCGCGCGCGAAATGAAAATCCAGCACGTGCCCGATGTGGACGCCATCGCCGACCATATCGCCTGCTCTTCAACCACCCGCTCCGAAGTCGTTATCCCCATGGTGACGGCCACCGGCGAACTGGTCGGCGTCCTCGATATCGACTCCAACACCCTCGACGCCTTCGATGAAACCGATCTCCGGGAACTCCCGAAGATCAACCGCTACTTTGAGTGA